In a genomic window of Lathamus discolor isolate bLatDis1 chromosome 4, bLatDis1.hap1, whole genome shotgun sequence:
- the POSTN gene encoding periostin isoform X5 has protein sequence MKTFFLFTFSTFLLSAFEQAAASAHYDKILTHSRIRARDQGPNVCALQQVMGTKKKYFSTCRNWYQGAICGKKATVLYECCPGYMRMDGTRGCPAVAPIDHVYGTLGIVGAISTQQYSDISKLREEIEGRGSFTFFAPSNEAWEQLNSEIHRNLVDNVNIELYNALHHHMVNKRMLTKDLKNGMTLVSMYNDQKLLINHYPNGVVTVNCARIIHGNQIATNGVVHVIDRVLTAVGNTIQDFIEVEDDLSSLRAAAITSDVLDTLGRPGHYTLFAPTNEAFERLPRGVLERIMGDKVASEALVKFHILNTLQCSEAITGGAVYETLEGNTVEVGCDGESLTVNGVKMVKRKDIVTSNGVIHLIDEVLIPDSAKQVIELGGAQQTTFTDLVAQVGLASSLRPEGQYTLLAPLNGAFSDDTLRMDQRLLKTILQNHIIKVKVGLNELYNGQELETIGGKLLRVFVYRTAVCVENSCMVRGSKEGRNGFIHIFRQIINPAEKTLHEMLRNDKRFSVFLSLVKAADLDDVLSRPGEWTLFVPTNDAFKGLTDDDKDILIRDKNALRNILLYHLTQGVFIGSGFEPGVTNILKTIQGGKLYLKTVNDTLLVNELKSRESDLMATNGVIHVIDKLLYPADLPVGNDQLLTILKKLIKYIQIKFVRDSTFKEIPLTFYKPIIKTYTKIIDGRPVEVTEKKVTEERIIQGPEIKYTRITAGGSDNEEKLKKLLEEEVTKVTKFIEGDGHLLEDEEIKRLLQGAGTEYTKVTKVIEREPQIIEREIKKVHLEEAPVRKAQPTRRTQGGTARRRTRLANH, from the exons AACTGTCTTATATGAGTGCTGTCCTGGCTATATGAGGATGGATGGTACAAGAGGATGTCCTGCAG TTGCTCCTATTGATCACGTATATGGCACACTTGGTATTGTGGGAGCTATTTCCACACAGCAGTATTCTGACATATCAAAGCTGAGAGAAGAGATTGAAGGACGAGGATCATTCACTTTCTTTGCACCAAGCAATGAAGCCTGGGAGCAATTAAATTCA gaAATTCACAGGAATTTGGTTGACAATGTAAATATTGAACTGTATAATGCTCTCCACCACCACATGGTAAACAAGCGTATGTTGACAAAAGATCTTAAGAATGGCATGACTCTGGTGTCTATGTATAATGACCAGAAATTGCTTATTAACCATTATCCTAATGGG GTTGTTACTGTTAACTGTGCCAGGATCATCCATGGCAACCAGATTGCTACCAATGGTGTTGTTCATGTCATTGATCGTGTCCTGACTGCTGTTGGAAATACTATTCAAGATTTCATTGAGGTCGAAGATGATCTTTCATCTCTTAGA GCTGCTGCCATCACATCAGATGTCTTGGATACCCTTGGAAGGCCTGGCCATTACACACTCTTTGCTCCTACTAATGAAGCttttgagagacttccaagaggAGTTCTAGAGAGGATTATGGGTGACAAGGTGGCTTCTGAAG CTCTAGTGAAGTTCCATATTTTAAATACTCTCCAGTGCTCTGAAGCTATCACCGGTGGAGCTGTCTATGAGACCTTGGAAGGAAACACAGTTGAAGTTGGTTGTGATGGTGAAAGTCTGACTGTGAATGGAGTGAAGATGGTAAAACGCAAAGATATTGTGACAAGCAATGGTGTTATCCATCTCATTGATGAAGTCTTAATTCCTGATTCTG CCAAGCAAGTCATTGAGCTTGGTGGTGCCCAGCAGACAACTTTTACAGACCTGGTGGCGCAGGTAGGACTCGCATCTTCTCTAAGACCTGAAGGACAATACACTCTTCTGGCACCTCTGAATGGTGCTTTCTCAG aTGACACCTTAAGGATGGATCAACGCCTTCTTAAAACAATCTTGCAGAATCACATTATAAAAGTGAAAGTCGGGCTCAATGAACTGTACAACGGACAAGAGCTGGAGACAATCGGAGGAAAATTGCTTAGAGTCTTTGTGTATCGCACA GCTGTATGTGTTGAAAATTCATGCATGGTCAGAGGAagtaaagaaggaaggaatggTTTTATTCACATCTTCAGACAGATCATCAATCCAGCAGAAAAGACACTGCATGAAATGCTGAGGAATGATAAGCGTTTTAG TGTTTTCCTCAGTCTGGTGAAAGCTGCAGATTTAGATGATGTTCTGTCACGACCTGGAGAATGGACTCTATTTGTTCCTACTAATGATGCCTTTAAAGGTTTGACTGATGACGACAAGGATATACTGATAA gaGACAAAAATGCTCTCAGGAATATTCTTCTTTACCACTTAACACAAGGAGTTTTCATTGGAAGTGGCTTTGAGCCTGGTGTGACAAACATTCTTAAAACCATCCAAGGAGGGAAACTCTACTTGAAAACA GTAAATGATACCCTTCTCGTTAATGAACTGAAATCAAGAGAATCTGATCTTATGGCAACCAATGGTGTCATTCATGTTATTGATAAACTCCTATATCCAGCAG ATCTGCCTGTTGGAAATGATCAGTTGCTCACAATCTTGAAGAAGTTGATTAAGTACATTCAAATTAAG TTTGTTCGTGACAGTACCTTCAAAGAGATTCCACTGACGTTTTACA AACCAATTATTAAAACATACACCAAAATCATTGATGGGCGACCTGTGGAAGtgacagagaaaaaagtaacagaagaaagaattaTTCAAG gtcctgaaataaaatataccaGAATTACTGCAGGTGGTTCAGACAATGAAGAAAAGTTAAAGAAATTGCTTGAAGAAG AGGTTACCAAGGTGACCAAATTTATTGAAGGTGATGGTCATTTACTTGAAGATGAAGAAATCAAAAGACTTCTGCAGGGAG CTGGAACTGAGTACACCAAGGTTACTAAAGTAATTGAGAGAGAGCCACAGATTATCGagagagaaatcaagaaggTCCATCTGGAAG AAGCACCTGTACGGAAAGCACAACCAACCAGGAGGACACAAG GGGGAACAGCAAGAAGGAGGACAAGACTAGCTAACCACTAA
- the POSTN gene encoding periostin isoform X6, whose protein sequence is MKTFFLFTFSTFLLSAFEQAAASAHYDKILTHSRIRARDQGPNVCALQQVMGTKKKYFSTCRNWYQGAICGKKATVLYECCPGYMRMDGTRGCPAVAPIDHVYGTLGIVGAISTQQYSDISKLREEIEGRGSFTFFAPSNEAWEQLNSEIHRNLVDNVNIELYNALHHHMVNKRMLTKDLKNGMTLVSMYNDQKLLINHYPNGVVTVNCARIIHGNQIATNGVVHVIDRVLTAVGNTIQDFIEVEDDLSSLRAAAITSDVLDTLGRPGHYTLFAPTNEAFERLPRGVLERIMGDKVASEALVKFHILNTLQCSEAITGGAVYETLEGNTVEVGCDGESLTVNGVKMVKRKDIVTSNGVIHLIDEVLIPDSAKQVIELGGAQQTTFTDLVAQVGLASSLRPEGQYTLLAPLNGAFSDDTLRMDQRLLKTILQNHIIKVKVGLNELYNGQELETIGGKLLRVFVYRTAVCVENSCMVRGSKEGRNGFIHIFRQIINPAEKTLHEMLRNDKRFSVFLSLVKAADLDDVLSRPGEWTLFVPTNDAFKGLTDDDKDILIRDKNALRNILLYHLTQGVFIGSGFEPGVTNILKTIQGGKLYLKTVNDTLLVNELKSRESDLMATNGVIHVIDKLLYPADLPVGNDQLLTILKKLIKYIQIKFVRDSTFKEIPLTFYKINIIESNVQPIIRKEDPSITQLTKLIEGEPEFKIVREGETVTKVINGEPIIKTYTKIIDGRPVEVTEKKVTEERIIQGPEIKYTRITAGGSDNEEKLKKLLEEEAPVRKAQPTRRTQGGTARRRTRLANH, encoded by the exons AACTGTCTTATATGAGTGCTGTCCTGGCTATATGAGGATGGATGGTACAAGAGGATGTCCTGCAG TTGCTCCTATTGATCACGTATATGGCACACTTGGTATTGTGGGAGCTATTTCCACACAGCAGTATTCTGACATATCAAAGCTGAGAGAAGAGATTGAAGGACGAGGATCATTCACTTTCTTTGCACCAAGCAATGAAGCCTGGGAGCAATTAAATTCA gaAATTCACAGGAATTTGGTTGACAATGTAAATATTGAACTGTATAATGCTCTCCACCACCACATGGTAAACAAGCGTATGTTGACAAAAGATCTTAAGAATGGCATGACTCTGGTGTCTATGTATAATGACCAGAAATTGCTTATTAACCATTATCCTAATGGG GTTGTTACTGTTAACTGTGCCAGGATCATCCATGGCAACCAGATTGCTACCAATGGTGTTGTTCATGTCATTGATCGTGTCCTGACTGCTGTTGGAAATACTATTCAAGATTTCATTGAGGTCGAAGATGATCTTTCATCTCTTAGA GCTGCTGCCATCACATCAGATGTCTTGGATACCCTTGGAAGGCCTGGCCATTACACACTCTTTGCTCCTACTAATGAAGCttttgagagacttccaagaggAGTTCTAGAGAGGATTATGGGTGACAAGGTGGCTTCTGAAG CTCTAGTGAAGTTCCATATTTTAAATACTCTCCAGTGCTCTGAAGCTATCACCGGTGGAGCTGTCTATGAGACCTTGGAAGGAAACACAGTTGAAGTTGGTTGTGATGGTGAAAGTCTGACTGTGAATGGAGTGAAGATGGTAAAACGCAAAGATATTGTGACAAGCAATGGTGTTATCCATCTCATTGATGAAGTCTTAATTCCTGATTCTG CCAAGCAAGTCATTGAGCTTGGTGGTGCCCAGCAGACAACTTTTACAGACCTGGTGGCGCAGGTAGGACTCGCATCTTCTCTAAGACCTGAAGGACAATACACTCTTCTGGCACCTCTGAATGGTGCTTTCTCAG aTGACACCTTAAGGATGGATCAACGCCTTCTTAAAACAATCTTGCAGAATCACATTATAAAAGTGAAAGTCGGGCTCAATGAACTGTACAACGGACAAGAGCTGGAGACAATCGGAGGAAAATTGCTTAGAGTCTTTGTGTATCGCACA GCTGTATGTGTTGAAAATTCATGCATGGTCAGAGGAagtaaagaaggaaggaatggTTTTATTCACATCTTCAGACAGATCATCAATCCAGCAGAAAAGACACTGCATGAAATGCTGAGGAATGATAAGCGTTTTAG TGTTTTCCTCAGTCTGGTGAAAGCTGCAGATTTAGATGATGTTCTGTCACGACCTGGAGAATGGACTCTATTTGTTCCTACTAATGATGCCTTTAAAGGTTTGACTGATGACGACAAGGATATACTGATAA gaGACAAAAATGCTCTCAGGAATATTCTTCTTTACCACTTAACACAAGGAGTTTTCATTGGAAGTGGCTTTGAGCCTGGTGTGACAAACATTCTTAAAACCATCCAAGGAGGGAAACTCTACTTGAAAACA GTAAATGATACCCTTCTCGTTAATGAACTGAAATCAAGAGAATCTGATCTTATGGCAACCAATGGTGTCATTCATGTTATTGATAAACTCCTATATCCAGCAG ATCTGCCTGTTGGAAATGATCAGTTGCTCACAATCTTGAAGAAGTTGATTAAGTACATTCAAATTAAG TTTGTTCGTGACAGTACCTTCAAAGAGATTCCACTGACGTTTTACA aaattaacatAATTGAAAGCAACGTTCAGCCCATCATCAGAAAGGAAG ACCCATCTATCACACAACTCACTAAATTAATTGAAGGGGAACCTGAGTTCAAAATAGTCAGGGAAGGGGAGACAGTAACTAAAGTGATTAATGGAG AACCAATTATTAAAACATACACCAAAATCATTGATGGGCGACCTGTGGAAGtgacagagaaaaaagtaacagaagaaagaattaTTCAAG gtcctgaaataaaatataccaGAATTACTGCAGGTGGTTCAGACAATGAAGAAAAGTTAAAGAAATTGCTTGAAGAAG AAGCACCTGTACGGAAAGCACAACCAACCAGGAGGACACAAG GGGGAACAGCAAGAAGGAGGACAAGACTAGCTAACCACTAA